In Chitinophaga sp. HK235, a single window of DNA contains:
- a CDS encoding glycosyltransferase encodes MAQTKKKILIVGTAYPFRGGLAAYNERLAEELQLTDDVEIFTFTVQYPGFLFPGKSQYSTDPPPKHLRITRLINSVNPLNWLMVGRRIRKMKPDIIISKYWLPVMGPSLGSILRLGKRGNTKVIAVLDNVVPHEKRPGDVAFTRYFLKPVDAFIAMSQSVLDDLRVFEPHKKASLIPHPIYDNYGTPISKEEARTRLNLQPGKRYILFFGFIRQYKGLDLLLKAMADERMKKLDVHAIVAGEYYEDAAPYEQLLQELQLGDRVLMHTDFIPTDAVKNYFCAADLVVQPYKSATQSGISQIAYHFEKPMVVTRVGGLLEMVPDGVVGFQCEPDPASIAEAIEKYFMDNREADMTAALQQEKLKYSWSRLAKEIHTLAEQ; translated from the coding sequence ATGGCCCAGACCAAAAAGAAAATACTCATAGTCGGCACAGCCTATCCTTTCCGGGGTGGGCTGGCTGCTTATAATGAACGACTGGCAGAAGAGCTGCAGCTGACGGATGACGTGGAAATATTCACTTTTACCGTGCAATATCCCGGCTTCCTGTTTCCCGGCAAAAGCCAGTACTCCACTGATCCTCCTCCCAAACACCTGCGGATCACCAGACTGATCAATTCCGTCAATCCGCTTAACTGGCTCATGGTAGGGCGCAGGATACGGAAAATGAAACCCGATATTATTATCTCCAAATACTGGCTGCCCGTAATGGGTCCTTCTCTGGGAAGCATCCTGCGGCTGGGCAAACGCGGCAATACGAAAGTAATCGCTGTGCTCGACAACGTAGTACCTCACGAGAAACGCCCCGGCGACGTGGCCTTCACCAGGTATTTCCTCAAGCCGGTAGATGCCTTCATCGCCATGAGCCAGTCTGTGCTCGACGACCTTAGGGTATTTGAGCCACACAAAAAAGCTTCGCTGATTCCTCATCCGATATACGACAACTACGGTACACCCATATCCAAAGAGGAAGCCCGCACCCGGCTTAACCTACAGCCAGGCAAACGATACATCCTTTTCTTTGGCTTTATCCGCCAGTATAAGGGGCTGGACCTCCTGCTGAAAGCTATGGCCGACGAACGGATGAAAAAGCTCGATGTACATGCAATCGTGGCCGGAGAGTACTATGAAGATGCAGCCCCCTACGAGCAACTGCTGCAGGAGCTGCAACTGGGCGACCGTGTGCTTATGCATACCGACTTCATCCCTACGGATGCGGTAAAAAACTATTTCTGCGCCGCCGATCTGGTGGTACAGCCTTACAAAAGCGCCACTCAGAGCGGTATTTCACAGATAGCCTACCACTTTGAGAAACCCATGGTGGTGACTCGTGTAGGCGGCCTGCTGGAAATGGTACCCGATGGCGTAGTGGGCTTCCAATGCGAGCCAGACCCCGCTTCCATTGCTGAAGCCATTGAAAAATATTTTATGGATAACCGGGAAGCAGACATGACCGCAGCGCTGCAACAGGAAAAATTAAAATACTCCTGGTCCCGCCTCGCTAAAGAAATTCATACATTAGCGGAGCAATGA
- a CDS encoding glycosyltransferase family 2 protein gives MNISVIVPLKNEEESLPELAAWIERVMQEHRFTYEVWMVDDGSTDDSWEVIQQLAAKNHHIKGIKFQRNYGKSAALNEGFSAAQGDVVITMDADLQDSPDEIPELYRMIVEDRYDLVSGWKKKRYDNTLTKNLPSKLYNYTTTRMSGVKLHDMNCGLKSYRKKVVKSIEVYGEMHRYIPVIAKWNGFRNIGEKVVEHRSRKYGVSKFGLERFVNGFLDLASIMFISKFGKRPMHLFGALGSLFFFFGFIIAFYLAFAKIFQDQYNMTDRPIFYLALLFMIIGSQLFLTGFIGELVTRNAPERNAYLVEARLDKSS, from the coding sequence ATGAACATATCCGTAATCGTTCCTTTAAAAAACGAAGAAGAATCACTTCCTGAATTGGCCGCCTGGATTGAAAGGGTGATGCAGGAGCACCGCTTCACCTACGAAGTATGGATGGTGGATGACGGTAGCACCGACGATTCCTGGGAGGTGATACAACAGCTGGCCGCTAAGAACCACCATATCAAAGGCATCAAGTTTCAGCGCAACTATGGTAAATCCGCCGCCCTCAACGAAGGCTTCAGTGCTGCCCAGGGCGATGTAGTCATCACCATGGATGCCGACCTGCAGGACAGTCCGGATGAAATTCCTGAACTGTACCGCATGATAGTGGAAGACCGCTATGATCTGGTGAGCGGCTGGAAAAAGAAACGTTACGATAATACGCTGACCAAAAATCTGCCTTCCAAACTATACAACTACACCACTACCCGCATGAGTGGCGTGAAGCTGCACGACATGAACTGCGGCCTCAAATCCTATCGCAAAAAAGTGGTGAAGTCTATAGAAGTATACGGTGAAATGCACCGCTATATCCCTGTTATCGCCAAATGGAACGGTTTCCGAAATATCGGGGAGAAAGTAGTGGAACACCGGTCACGCAAATACGGTGTCAGCAAATTCGGATTGGAACGCTTCGTCAACGGATTCCTCGACCTGGCTTCCATCATGTTCATCAGCAAGTTCGGGAAACGCCCTATGCACCTCTTCGGTGCCCTGGGATCCCTCTTTTTCTTCTTTGGTTTTATCATCGCCTTTTACCTGGCCTTTGCGAAAATCTTCCAGGATCAATATAACATGACAGACAGGCCTATCTTCTACCTGGCCCTCCTGTTCATGATCATCGGTTCCCAACTGTTCCTCACCGGCTTTATCGGAGAACTGGTCACCCGCAATGCTCCAGAAAGGAATGCTTACCTCGTGGAAGCAAGATTGGATAAATCAAGTTGA
- a CDS encoding nucleotidyltransferase family protein: MSTECIVLAGGLGTRLRSAVADKPKCMAPIGDKPFLYFLLQYLHQQGIEHVVLSLGYLSEQVISWCRQTPLPLRVSFSVEQEPLGTGGGIVHALPLLEGDKVFIVNGDTFFDVELQAMAAFNATQHCPLTLALKPMQQFDRYGSIELGPQNKILAFREKQHCDQGLINGGIYFTSASFLNSLSLPVKFSFEQAVLEPQAAAGQINGHISDTYFIDIGIPEDYSKAIHHFTKL, from the coding sequence ATGAGTACTGAGTGTATCGTATTGGCCGGCGGCCTGGGCACCCGCCTGCGCAGCGCCGTAGCCGATAAACCTAAATGCATGGCGCCCATCGGCGACAAACCTTTCCTCTATTTTCTGTTACAATATCTGCATCAGCAAGGGATAGAACATGTAGTCCTTTCCCTGGGCTACCTGTCAGAACAGGTAATCAGCTGGTGCCGGCAAACACCACTCCCGCTACGTGTATCCTTCAGCGTAGAGCAGGAGCCATTAGGCACCGGAGGCGGTATCGTACACGCGCTGCCCCTGCTGGAAGGTGATAAAGTATTTATCGTGAACGGCGACACTTTTTTTGATGTGGAGCTCCAGGCTATGGCTGCCTTCAACGCCACACAGCACTGTCCGCTCACGCTTGCACTCAAACCCATGCAGCAGTTTGACCGATATGGCAGCATAGAACTGGGCCCTCAAAATAAAATACTCGCCTTCAGGGAAAAACAGCACTGCGACCAGGGACTGATTAACGGTGGTATCTACTTCACCAGCGCCAGCTTCCTGAATAGTTTATCACTGCCTGTAAAATTTTCATTCGAACAGGCCGTACTCGAGCCGCAGGCCGCAGCAGGACAGATCAACGGCCATATCAGCGATACCTATTTCATCGATATTGGTATTCCCGAAGATTATTCAAAAGCGATCCATCATTTTACTAAACTATAA
- a CDS encoding DUF4199 domain-containing protein, which yields MQQSSNPGIKWGIVSGLVLILLNVISWVAGSDVLFAWWNGVCQLVLFIVFGVLAGKERKKQIGGYIGFKELIKPVFTTFVIGLLMVSVYQFILYKLIDPHLSETLKEHTLGMTERILTRMKAPQEEIDKQLDSINATDFSVTIAKSLMDYLKSVTFYFAISAIISLILRKKAPEQQHI from the coding sequence ATGCAACAATCATCGAATCCCGGTATTAAATGGGGGATTGTATCCGGTTTAGTCCTTATTCTTTTGAATGTTATTTCCTGGGTAGCTGGCTCCGACGTGCTGTTTGCCTGGTGGAACGGCGTTTGTCAGCTGGTACTGTTTATTGTCTTCGGCGTACTGGCTGGAAAAGAACGCAAAAAACAAATCGGAGGATACATTGGCTTCAAGGAATTGATCAAGCCTGTGTTCACCACTTTTGTGATCGGTTTGTTAATGGTATCAGTATACCAATTTATTCTGTACAAACTGATCGATCCGCACCTGTCCGAAACATTGAAAGAACACACACTGGGAATGACAGAAAGAATCCTGACCCGCATGAAAGCTCCTCAGGAGGAAATTGATAAACAGCTGGACAGCATCAATGCCACCGATTTCTCTGTAACTATTGCCAAATCCCTGATGGATTATCTCAAGTCAGTCACTTTTTATTTCGCTATATCTGCGATCATATCGCTCATCCTTCGTAAAAAGGCACCAGAGCAGCAACATATATAA
- a CDS encoding SIS domain-containing protein, with protein sequence MKTKIANTIRESIAVKEAICQDERLLSTIEQVAELIGLSLKKGNKVLFCGNGGSAADAQHLAAEFSGRFYKDREPLYAEALHCNTSYLTAVGNDYGYDQVYARMLRGIGREGDVLVALSTSGNSANILEAIKVAKEKGMLIVSLTGATGGKMKDGSDYLINVPSTDTPRIQEAHITVGHIICELVENNLFGE encoded by the coding sequence ATGAAAACTAAAATCGCCAATACCATCCGGGAAAGCATTGCTGTGAAAGAGGCCATCTGTCAGGATGAAAGGCTGTTAAGTACAATAGAACAGGTTGCAGAGCTGATAGGCCTCAGTCTGAAAAAAGGCAATAAAGTGCTTTTCTGCGGCAATGGTGGCAGCGCTGCCGACGCCCAGCATCTGGCTGCAGAATTCTCCGGCCGCTTCTATAAGGACCGTGAACCGCTCTACGCCGAAGCACTCCACTGCAACACATCCTATCTCACAGCTGTAGGCAACGACTATGGCTATGATCAAGTATATGCCCGTATGCTCAGAGGCATAGGCCGTGAAGGCGATGTACTCGTTGCCCTCTCTACCTCCGGCAACTCCGCCAACATCCTAGAAGCCATAAAAGTGGCCAAAGAAAAAGGCATGCTCATCGTCAGCCTGACCGGCGCCACCGGCGGAAAAATGAAAGACGGCAGCGACTACCTGATCAATGTGCCTTCAACAGATACTCCCCGTATCCAGGAAGCCCACATCACGGTAGGTCATATCATCTGTGAACTAGTGGAAAACAATCTGTTCGGCGAATGA
- a CDS encoding dihydroorotase gives MHILLKNVKVIAPSSPFHGQQKDISIQNGIIQQVGDNLEDARATVISGENLHVSAGWMDIFAHFCDPGLEHKEDLYTGVKAAATGGYTTVMVVPNTQPALHTKPQIEYVLSKTRHAAATVLPIGAVTKNLEGTGLAEMYEMQQTGAVAFSDGLRPIQSPGLLLKALQYIKAFDGTLIQLPDDQSISAHGLMHEGIYSTLLGMPGKPALAEELIIQRDLELAKYADSRIHITGVSTRKSVELIAAAKAAGIKVTCSVAPYHLSLTDALLVNYDAHLKVNPPLRSEDDVKAIQEAILHGTIDCFASHHMPHEWDAKQVEFEYAKNGMIGLESSFGVIRQYLPQLPLEQLIAMLTEKPRAIFKQPLPAIQDGAAANLTIFDPAVEWTFTREHIASRSKNSAYIGSVLKGKVIATVNGPIFHVNK, from the coding sequence ATGCACATATTACTCAAAAACGTAAAGGTTATAGCGCCTTCCTCCCCTTTTCACGGGCAGCAAAAAGACATTTCCATTCAAAACGGCATCATTCAGCAGGTAGGTGATAACCTGGAAGATGCGCGTGCAACAGTGATCTCAGGTGAAAATCTGCATGTATCTGCGGGCTGGATGGACATTTTCGCTCATTTCTGCGATCCCGGACTGGAACACAAGGAAGATCTGTATACCGGTGTAAAGGCTGCTGCCACCGGAGGATACACCACCGTGATGGTAGTGCCCAATACGCAGCCGGCACTGCATACCAAACCACAGATAGAATATGTGCTGAGCAAAACCCGCCATGCCGCCGCCACTGTGCTTCCAATTGGCGCCGTCACCAAAAACCTTGAAGGGACAGGCCTCGCTGAGATGTATGAAATGCAGCAAACCGGCGCAGTCGCCTTTTCAGATGGACTCCGCCCCATTCAGTCTCCCGGCCTGCTGCTAAAAGCTTTACAATATATCAAGGCCTTCGATGGCACCCTTATCCAGTTGCCCGACGACCAAAGTATCTCAGCTCATGGCCTTATGCATGAAGGCATCTATTCCACGCTGCTGGGTATGCCCGGAAAACCAGCCCTGGCAGAAGAATTGATCATACAACGAGACCTGGAACTGGCCAAATATGCCGATTCCCGTATACATATCACCGGCGTGAGCACCCGCAAATCCGTGGAACTGATTGCAGCCGCCAAAGCAGCCGGCATAAAAGTTACCTGCTCTGTAGCCCCTTACCACCTGTCGCTCACTGATGCGCTGCTGGTAAACTATGATGCCCATCTGAAAGTTAATCCGCCCCTGCGCAGCGAAGACGATGTGAAAGCTATTCAGGAAGCCATTTTACACGGCACTATCGACTGCTTTGCCAGCCACCACATGCCACATGAATGGGATGCCAAACAAGTGGAGTTTGAATACGCCAAAAATGGCATGATCGGCCTGGAAAGCAGCTTTGGCGTTATCAGGCAATACCTGCCCCAGTTGCCACTCGAACAATTGATTGCCATGCTTACTGAAAAGCCCCGTGCTATCTTTAAACAGCCGCTGCCAGCCATCCAGGACGGCGCCGCCGCCAACCTCACCATCTTCGATCCGGCAGTCGAATGGACATTTACCCGGGAGCATATCGCTTCCAGATCAAAAAATTCGGCTTATATTGGCAGCGTACTGAAGGGCAAAGTAATTGCTACTGTGAACGGTCCTATTTTTCATGTCAATAAATAA
- a CDS encoding DPP IV N-terminal domain-containing protein, whose protein sequence is MKRGLLLLLTGCMAGGIQFSYAQQQTYTMAQATNGLRAELAPERLKQFEWVPGENAYTRVVAVNGSQAWVKYSVLGGKALPATDTLLTLSSLNQQLAFTKPIRTLPALHWLDNNSAWFSIGNILFTGKPENGRMTFEAWCTLPAGAENITVNSQSRQIAYTVNNNLFLRTADGKEQAITRDEDINIVNGKSVHRDEFGIDKGIFFSPKGDLVAFYRMDQRMVNDYRIMDWSVTPAHANVIKYPMAGGKSHEVTLGVYQPSTQKTVFLKTSGEADHYLTCVTWAPDQQSVYVALLNRDQNHLWLNQYSASTGELIKTLFEETDRKYVHPSHPLSFVPGKPDQFIWWSDRDGYTHLYLYNTSGKLQKQLTKGAWVVNELQGYHTASNEVVITAAKESPMEKHVYAVNLQSAAQRRLDKAAGWHDTQVSSNGDYVLDAYSSKDMPSAAVITALNGKYEETILQAADPLKNFKRPEIRQVTLKADDGTPLYGKLILPVSFDSTRQYPVIVYLYNGPNVQLIRNTFPYSGNLWYEYMAQRGYIVFTMDGRGSANRGMAFEQATFRQLGTVEMNDQLQGVAYLKSLPYVNQQKMGVHGWSFGGFMTTSLMLRHPGVFQAAVAGGPVIDWSMYEVMYTERYMDTPQQNPEGYANSNLLTQTKNLQGHLMLIHGTNDDVVVWQHSIDFLKACVDNEVQVDYFVYPGHLHNVLGKDRVHLMQKITDYFDAHLK, encoded by the coding sequence ATGAAAAGAGGATTGTTATTGCTTTTGACAGGTTGTATGGCAGGTGGGATACAGTTTTCCTATGCTCAGCAACAAACGTACACTATGGCGCAGGCTACCAACGGACTTCGTGCGGAGCTGGCGCCGGAAAGATTAAAACAATTTGAATGGGTGCCCGGTGAAAATGCCTACACCAGAGTAGTAGCTGTCAATGGCAGCCAGGCATGGGTAAAATACAGCGTGCTGGGAGGAAAAGCCCTGCCCGCCACAGACACGTTACTTACCCTGTCTTCCCTCAATCAGCAACTCGCTTTCACAAAGCCTATACGGACATTGCCAGCACTACACTGGCTGGATAACAACTCGGCCTGGTTCAGCATCGGCAATATCCTGTTTACCGGAAAACCGGAAAATGGCAGGATGACTTTCGAGGCATGGTGTACCTTGCCCGCCGGCGCCGAAAATATAACCGTCAACAGCCAAAGCCGCCAGATTGCGTATACGGTGAACAATAATCTTTTCCTGCGTACCGCAGATGGAAAGGAACAGGCTATCACCCGGGATGAAGATATCAATATCGTCAACGGGAAAAGTGTGCACCGCGATGAGTTTGGTATCGACAAAGGGATCTTCTTCTCCCCCAAAGGTGACCTCGTAGCCTTCTACCGCATGGACCAGCGTATGGTCAATGACTATCGGATCATGGACTGGTCAGTAACCCCGGCACATGCCAATGTTATCAAATATCCCATGGCAGGTGGTAAATCCCATGAAGTAACATTGGGCGTGTATCAGCCTTCCACCCAAAAAACTGTTTTCCTGAAAACCAGTGGAGAAGCGGATCATTATCTTACCTGCGTTACCTGGGCCCCCGACCAGCAATCGGTATATGTGGCATTGCTGAACAGGGACCAGAACCACTTATGGCTTAATCAATACAGTGCCAGCACCGGAGAACTGATCAAAACACTTTTTGAAGAAACAGACCGTAAATATGTACATCCGTCTCACCCACTGAGCTTTGTGCCTGGTAAGCCAGACCAGTTTATCTGGTGGAGTGACCGTGACGGCTATACGCACCTATACCTGTACAATACTTCCGGTAAGCTGCAAAAACAGCTGACCAAAGGAGCCTGGGTCGTGAATGAGTTGCAGGGTTATCATACGGCCTCCAATGAAGTGGTCATCACTGCAGCTAAGGAAAGCCCTATGGAAAAACATGTGTATGCTGTCAATCTCCAATCAGCTGCACAGCGCCGCCTGGACAAGGCTGCCGGCTGGCATGATACACAGGTGAGCAGCAACGGCGATTATGTACTGGATGCCTACAGCTCTAAAGATATGCCTTCAGCAGCCGTTATCACTGCGCTTAACGGCAAATATGAAGAAACCATCCTGCAGGCGGCAGATCCGTTGAAAAATTTCAAGCGTCCTGAAATCCGCCAGGTGACACTGAAAGCAGACGACGGCACTCCGCTTTATGGTAAACTGATACTGCCGGTGAGCTTTGACAGTACCCGTCAGTATCCGGTGATCGTGTATCTCTACAACGGTCCGAACGTACAACTGATCCGTAATACTTTCCCCTATAGCGGCAACCTCTGGTATGAATACATGGCCCAGCGCGGATATATCGTATTTACGATGGATGGCCGTGGCAGCGCCAATCGCGGAATGGCCTTTGAACAGGCTACCTTCCGCCAATTGGGTACTGTAGAAATGAATGACCAGCTGCAGGGTGTGGCTTATCTCAAATCACTTCCTTATGTGAACCAGCAGAAAATGGGTGTTCATGGATGGAGCTTCGGCGGTTTTATGACTACCTCACTGATGCTGCGCCACCCGGGCGTATTCCAGGCAGCTGTGGCTGGTGGTCCGGTGATAGACTGGAGTATGTATGAAGTGATGTATACCGAGCGTTATATGGATACTCCGCAACAAAATCCGGAAGGATATGCCAATTCCAATCTGCTGACCCAAACCAAAAATCTGCAGGGGCATCTGATGCTGATACATGGTACCAATGATGATGTAGTAGTATGGCAACATTCCATCGACTTCCTGAAAGCCTGTGTGGACAATGAAGTACAGGTAGATTACTTTGTGTATCCCGGTCATCTGCACAATGTGCTGGGTAAAGACAGGGTACATCTGATGCAGAAGATCACAGATTATTTTGATGCGCACCTGAAATAG
- a CDS encoding dehydrogenase → MIYRSKAPLRIGLAGGGTDVSPYSDLYGGAILNATISLYARASIEPLPDGKIVFESADRKEQLSYDAVYPLPLDGKLDILKGVINRVHQDYGGLPSSGFKLTTYVDAPPGSGLGTSSTLVVAVLGAFAEWLKLPLGEYDLAHLAYSIEREDLKQAGGKQDQYAATFGGVNFMEFYGDDKVIVNPLRIKEVHLHELENNLVLFYTSTSRLSSTIISEQQKNVTDKNDDSIAAMHHLKEQAVMMKEALLRGTIDKIGEILNYGFEYKKQMAKGITNPQLDEIYNAARKAGASGGKISGAGGGGFMIFYCPKNTRFAVVDALSGFGGDVKRYTFTHHGIQTWSM, encoded by the coding sequence TTGATCTACAGAAGTAAAGCACCATTACGTATAGGCCTTGCCGGTGGTGGTACAGACGTTAGTCCGTATTCCGATCTCTATGGCGGCGCCATCCTCAATGCCACAATCTCCCTCTATGCACGCGCTTCCATAGAACCGCTGCCTGATGGAAAAATCGTTTTTGAATCTGCCGACAGAAAAGAACAACTGTCCTACGATGCCGTATACCCGCTACCGTTAGATGGCAAGCTGGACATTCTCAAAGGAGTGATCAACAGGGTACACCAGGACTATGGCGGTCTCCCTTCTTCCGGATTTAAACTCACCACCTATGTGGACGCTCCTCCAGGCTCCGGCCTGGGTACCTCCTCTACGCTGGTAGTGGCCGTGCTGGGCGCCTTTGCAGAATGGCTCAAATTACCGCTCGGAGAATACGATTTGGCCCACCTCGCCTATTCTATTGAAAGGGAAGACCTGAAGCAGGCCGGTGGCAAGCAAGACCAATATGCTGCTACTTTCGGCGGTGTTAATTTTATGGAGTTTTATGGAGATGATAAAGTGATCGTCAACCCATTGCGTATTAAAGAAGTGCATCTCCATGAGCTGGAAAACAACCTGGTACTGTTTTACACCTCTACCAGCCGCCTGTCTTCCACCATTATCTCCGAACAACAGAAAAATGTGACCGACAAAAACGATGATTCCATCGCAGCCATGCACCACCTGAAAGAACAGGCCGTCATGATGAAAGAAGCCCTCCTGCGTGGGACCATCGATAAAATAGGGGAAATTCTCAATTACGGCTTTGAATACAAAAAACAGATGGCCAAAGGTATCACCAATCCCCAGCTGGACGAGATCTACAACGCAGCCCGTAAAGCAGGCGCCAGCGGTGGGAAAATCTCCGGTGCCGGTGGTGGCGGCTTTATGATCTTCTACTGCCCCAAAAACACCCGTTTTGCAGTAGTAGACGCACTCAGCGGCTTTGGTGGTGATGTAAAACGTTATACCTTCACCCACCATGGTATTCAAACCTGGAGTATGTGA
- a CDS encoding DUF1349 domain-containing protein, with protein sequence MKKKLFVLGSLVLFFFSAVAAPADSVRIKGIPHPCTWINQPKDFEVTPEGLSITATQGTDFYNYPGGGYNIATAPILVFKPDRDFVLTAKIKVDFKKMYDGGAIYVMVDSTQYIKFLFENSQYGTLSVCSGVTNTYTDDSNNAVTTKNEVYFRLAKSGNLYGLFYSPNGQSWEAIRLVNFVPKGPVSIGFSSQSPLGESCTSIFSEIVYVPGAFKNPKTGDM encoded by the coding sequence GTGAAAAAAAAACTTTTTGTACTCGGCAGCCTGGTCCTCTTTTTTTTCAGCGCTGTAGCAGCTCCCGCAGACAGCGTGCGGATCAAAGGCATACCACATCCCTGCACCTGGATCAATCAACCGAAAGACTTTGAAGTCACCCCCGAAGGACTATCCATCACTGCAACACAGGGCACTGATTTTTACAATTATCCTGGCGGCGGCTATAACATCGCCACCGCTCCTATCCTCGTTTTCAAGCCGGATAGAGACTTTGTGCTGACGGCCAAAATAAAGGTGGATTTTAAAAAGATGTACGACGGCGGAGCCATCTATGTAATGGTAGATTCTACCCAGTATATCAAATTCCTCTTCGAAAACAGCCAGTATGGTACACTCTCTGTTTGCTCTGGTGTTACCAATACCTACACCGACGACAGCAACAATGCCGTGACTACAAAAAATGAAGTGTATTTCCGGCTTGCAAAATCCGGTAATTTGTACGGACTCTTTTATTCTCCGAATGGCCAGAGCTGGGAAGCAATACGCCTGGTGAACTTCGTTCCCAAAGGACCGGTAAGCATAGGCTTTTCTTCCCAGTCTCCGCTGGGCGAATCCTGCACCAGTATTTTTTCAGAAATCGTATATGTCCCGGGAGCCTTTAAAAACCCGAAAACAGGAGATATGTAA
- a CDS encoding SGNH/GDSL hydrolase family protein, whose product MNKTMLSLMVLLLCCSRLFAQSPSPAPLDYHDAMEFPLIGKYHQEHNYNRLPARFESTVRPAVWALSRNAAGIAVRFRSNATTIGARWKVLNNTSMNHMTATGIRGLDLYALVNNKWQFVNSAIPDNSNRSERTLLKNGEATWREYLLFLPLYDGVDSLSIGVNTGASIEKPQQTLLPDKKPIVYYGSSIAQGGCATRPGMAYTNILVRQLQRPIINLGFSGNGMFESAVGEAICETDPSLIVIDCNPNTVPEQIHERAVKLVQQLRTCKPQTPILLVENYMYEHGYFEKDVRDIVFRKRAELRKAYDELLKAGIKNLHYLGGEGFLGEDHEGTVDGVHPTDVGMERFAAHILPTLRKLIKEK is encoded by the coding sequence ATGAATAAAACGATGCTATCCCTGATGGTACTGCTGTTATGCTGCAGTCGCCTGTTTGCACAATCACCCTCACCGGCTCCCCTTGATTATCACGATGCCATGGAATTTCCCCTGATCGGTAAATACCATCAGGAACATAACTACAACCGGCTGCCAGCCAGATTTGAGTCAACCGTCAGACCCGCCGTATGGGCACTTAGCCGCAATGCTGCCGGCATCGCTGTACGTTTCCGCTCCAACGCCACCACTATTGGAGCCAGATGGAAAGTGCTGAACAACACCTCCATGAACCACATGACTGCTACCGGTATCAGAGGCCTCGACCTCTACGCCCTCGTCAATAACAAATGGCAGTTTGTCAACAGTGCCATCCCCGACAACAGCAACCGCTCCGAACGTACTCTGCTCAAAAACGGCGAAGCCACCTGGCGCGAATACCTGCTTTTCCTTCCGCTCTATGATGGAGTAGATTCTCTGTCTATCGGAGTGAACACCGGCGCTTCCATCGAAAAACCCCAACAAACACTCCTGCCCGATAAAAAGCCAATAGTATACTACGGCAGCAGTATCGCACAGGGCGGATGCGCTACCAGACCCGGTATGGCTTACACCAACATACTTGTTCGCCAACTGCAACGCCCGATTATCAACCTCGGCTTCAGCGGTAACGGTATGTTTGAATCCGCTGTGGGCGAAGCTATCTGCGAAACAGACCCATCACTGATTGTTATCGATTGTAATCCGAATACCGTGCCCGAACAGATACATGAAAGAGCTGTTAAACTCGTACAGCAGCTACGCACCTGCAAACCACAAACACCTATACTCCTCGTAGAAAACTACATGTACGAACATGGCTATTTTGAAAAAGATGTCCGCGATATTGTATTTCGTAAGCGGGCAGAGCTCAGAAAAGCCTATGATGAACTTCTCAAAGCCGGTATCAAAAACCTTCACTACCTGGGCGGAGAAGGCTTTCTCGGGGAAGACCACGAAGGAACAGTAGACGGCGTACATCCTACAGACGTAGGCATGGAACGTTTTGCTGCACATATACTCCCCACCCTCCGAAAACTGATCAAAGAAAAATAA